The following are from one region of the Nicotiana tabacum cultivar K326 chromosome 3, ASM71507v2, whole genome shotgun sequence genome:
- the LOC107826377 gene encoding putative pentatricopeptide repeat-containing protein At3g28640 yields MSCLSNVRLQVRASLANNSFQLWRWCMSMAEKCSNSRQLKAIHAIYITLGLHRNTYAVSKLLDFSALSNSADLSYASRIFAQVRTPNTFLYNILIRAYSRSSQPQFSLHYFNLMLQTNNAAVPDSFTFPFLLIACANGPLEVEGKQMHSWVVKNSFSASDAHVQTALIRFYTNCKALDDARKMFDEITDIDVIQCNVLMSGHLQCGLAKEALSIFQDMLGHGVSADEYCVTTALAACAHLGALEQGKWIHEHVMKREWVESDVFIGSALVDMYAKCGCIHLASEVFDSMPTRNKHSWATMIRGFAVHGRPELALSCLERMQVVDGLNPDGIVILAALAACAHAGLQKEGEALLDKMESLYGVVPEHEHFSCVVDLLCRAGRLDDALKLIRRMPMKPRASVWGALLSGCRNHNNVSLAELAVKEILLVEDGNEAEEDSAYVQLSNIYLAARQCDDARRIRRMIGDKGLRKTPGYSAIEIDGMVNEFVAGDVSHSCLTNIHEVLDLIYLDPHFSNLI; encoded by the coding sequence ATGAGCTGTCTAAGCAATGTCCGCCTCCAAGTGAGAGCAAGCCTTGCCAATAACAGCTTCCAATTATGGAGATGGTGCATGTCCATGGCAGAAAAGTGCTCCAATAGTCGCCAACTCAAAGCCATCCACGCCATTTACATTACTCTTGGTCTTCACCGCAACACTTACGCCGTAAGCAAGCTCCTCGATTTTTCTGCGCTTTCAAATTCCGCCGACCTTTCCTATGCCTCACGAATCTTCGCGCAGGTTCGAACTCCCAATACTTTCCTTTACAATATTCTCATTAGGGCTTACTCTCGCAGCTCACAACCCCAATTTTCCCTTCATTACTTCAATCTTATGTTACAAACCAATAACGCTGCCGTTCCTGATAGTTTTACatttccttttcttctcatcGCTTGCGCCAATGGTCCTTTGGAAGTAGAGGGAAAGCAAATGCACAGTTGGGTAGTTAAGAATTCGTTTTCCGCGTCAGATGCACATGTACAGACAGCATTAATTCGGTTTTACACCAACTGCAAAGCATTGGATGATGCACGCAAGATGTTCGATGAAATTACTGACATTGATGTTATTCAATGTAATGTTTTAATGAGTGGGCACCTTCAATGCGGACTAGCCAAGGAGGCATTGAGTATTTTCCAAGATATGCTGGGGCATGGAGTTAGTGCGGATGAGTATTGTGTGACCACAGCACTTGCGGCCTGTGCTCATTTAGGTGCTCTTGAGCAAGGGAAATGGATTCATGAGCATGTTATGAAGAGAGAATGGGTTGAATCTGATGTTTTTATCGGCTCTGCACTTGTTGATATGTATGCTAAGTGTGGATGTATTCACTTGGCTTCTGAGGTATTTGACAGCATGCCTACGCGAAATAAGCATTCGTGGGCAACAATGATAAGAGGGTTTGCAGTCCATGGTCGTCCTGAGCTAGCATTAAGCTGTTTGGAGAGGATGCAAGTGGTTGATGGACTTAATCCTGATGGTATTGTCATTCTTGCAGCGTTAGCAGCGTGTGCGCATGCAGGGCTTCAAAAAGAAGGCGAAGCTTTGTTGGATAAGATGGAATCTTTATACGGCGTTGTGCCGGAACATGAGCACTTCAGTTGTGTAGTGGATTTGTTATGCAGAGCTGGACGATTGGATGATGCACTTAAGCTTATTAGAAGGATGCCAATGAAACCACGGGCCTCAGTTTGGGGCGCGTTATTGAGTGGTTGTCGAAATCACAACAATGTTAGTCTTGCAGAACTTGCCGTTAAAGAGATTTTGTTGGTAGAAGATGGCAATGAAGCTGAAGAAGATTCTGCGTATGTTCAGTTATCAAATATATATTTGGCAGCTCGACAATGTGATGATGCACGTCGAATCAGGAGGATGATTGGTGACAAAGGGCTCAGAAAGACCCCTGGGTACAGTGCAATTGAGATTGATGGGATGGTTAATGAGTTTGTAGCTGGAGATGTCTCCCATTCATGTTTAACTAACATACATGAGGTGCTTGACTTGATATATCTAGATCCTCATTTCAGCAACCTAATATAG